The DNA sequence GCCATAGGTCGCCGTATGCCAACGACCCTGCTTGAACACCTGGATGAGGTGGCGTCCGCGTTTCGCGACGACCAGCGTGACGTCGCCGGTGGGCCGCGTCTCGAAGACATCCGTCCTGCCCACCGCGCGATGCTGGTCGAGCAACAGGCCCTGCCAGCCGAGATCACGGCTGGACCGGACAAGCAGGTTTGGCTTCGCGGCCGCGCATTCCAGGCTCAAGGGATCGGACAGGGGGGTCAGGGGTGTGAAATCAGACATTCGCGCTGCTCCCAAGGCCGTCTTTCCAGGCACGCGGCGGGCCGGTCGGCTATCCCGAGCCGCTTCTCGATCTGGCTAACGGTTCTACGCCATACCCGCCGGCCGACCAATGTTCGTTCTTGACGCGCGGGCCACTCAGAATGGTTCGACCGTGGCCATGAAAACGTATCCGACTCCGCGTTCGGTCCGGATCATGCGAGGTGCGTCGGGATCGATTTCGAGCTTGCGCCGCAGCCGCAGCACCTTGACGTCGATGCTGCGATCATAGACGTCCTCATGGATCCGCGTCGCCTGCATCAGGTGGTCGCGCGTCAAGGGCCGCTGCGGTGCCTCCAGGAAGGCCAGAAGCAGGGCATACTCGCCTTTCGTGAGGGCGACCTGCTTCCCGCCGGGATCGAGCAGCCGGCGGGCCCGACGTTCGACGCGCCAGCCACCGAACCTGTATCCGCCGCGTTCCTGCTCGCGCGAGCGGCCGGCCCGGCCCATCTCCTGGCGTCGCAGCACGGCACGCACGCGAGCTATCAGTTCCCTGAGGCTGAACGGCTTGGTCAGATAGTCGTCCGCGCCGAGTTCCAGGCCCAGGACGCGATCGATCTCATCGCGGCGGTGCCCGGTGGTGATGATGACCGGCACGTCGGAGTGGGACCGGATCTGCCTGAGGAGGTCAAGACCGTCCTCCTGTCCAAGCCTCAGGTCGAGGATGATGGCACTGGGCTGCCGGTTCGCCAGATGCCTGCCCAGCTCGAGCCCGCCGGCGAGGGCGATGGCCGGCACACCGTTGTCCTCGAAGTAGCTGGTGACCATGCGGCGGATGGACGGATCATCGTCGATAACCAGAATATAGCCCGTCATGAGGGTGTCGCGCCGGGCACCGGCCTCCATGCGTCGATCCGTGTTCCGACAGGCCGCATCCTCCGGTTCTTCCGGTATGCTGGATATATGTCCTTGCAAGTCCATGGAGTTCCCTGTGTGAGGCAGGGCACCTGCCACCCAGGCCGGGGGCACCCGCCGAAGCGAGGTGGAGCACTGCCTGATGCGCCTCGGCAAGCGCCGGCGCGAGACGATCGTACGGGCCTCGTGCGGCAATGCCGTGGCACGGAAAACCGCTTCCCCCGCCGCGGCAGCCGCAGGTGATCCGGGTCGATACGCGGTCTGCTGCCTAGCATCGCAATGCCATCCGGACAAATTCTACAAAGAACATAGCTCCAGGAGGTAACGCGGAGTAGAAAATTACGGATGTAGGAAATCTCCGGCCTTTCGCAGTGATGCCGTAGCGCCTGTGCGCTTCAAATGTTCGTGAGGATGCATCAGGAGGCGTCATGTCATCTCAGATATCCGATCCGGAAGAATCCCCTCGGCGAAACGGTCGCCGGCGGCGTGGAAAGGAGTCCGGAGGTGCCGCCGGTTCGAAGCGGGTGTGCTTGGCAGCGGTTGCCGGTGCCGCGGCGATCCTCACCCTGGTCAGCGGCTTCGATGCTGTCCTGACCGCGTCCGTGGCAGAGCCGTCGCGACCGCCCGAGCGACACGCGGTCCGGACCGATGAGCCGCTGACCCCGATCCTGAACGTCCCCGACCCGCGTACCGCCGGCGCCTTGCTCGGCGAGCGGCTGTTCGCGGATCCCCGTTTATCCGCGGACGGCTCGCGCAGCTGTGCCACCTGTCACGATCTCGGCACCAATGGCGCTTCCGGGAGGAACCTGGACGAAGGGCTCGATGGGGCGGAGCTTCCGCTCAACACCAGTACCGTCTTCAATGCCGCGCTTAGTTTCAGGCTCAACTGGGAGGGTGCGTTCCGCACCCTGGAGGATCAGGCACGAGCCACGATAGAGAATCCCCGCATCATGGGCAGCAGCGTCGAAGACGTCGTATCCAGGCTGGCCGCGGATCCGGACATGGTGGCCAGCTTCCGCGATGCCTATGGGCGGGAGCCCGATACCGCGGGCCTCCTGGCGGCACTCGCCGATTTCGAGCGGACGCTGGTGACCCCCGACAGCCCTTTCGACCGGTGGCTGGAAGGGGATGACGGCGCCCTTTCGGCGGAAGAGCTGGAAGGTTACGAGGAGTTCAAGTCGCTCGGGTGCGCCGCCTGCCATCAGGGAGGCAACGTCGGAGGCAACCTTTTCCAGAGACACGGCATCTTCTACCCGCTGGCCTCGCCTGAGCCGGAACTCCTTCGCGTGCCCAGCCTGCGGAACATCGAAACCACCCCACCCTATTTCCATGACGGGAGTGCTCCCACCCTGGAAATCGCCGTCCGGAGGATGGCCAGGGCCCAGCTCAACTCCCGACTGACCGATCGGCAGGTGAGCTCCATCGTCGCTTTCCTGCGCGCACTGACCGGAAAATTCCGGGGCCGCCAGGTAGGAGCGCCGTGATGAGGACAGGCCCGTTCGCGGCCGGAGCGGTCGCTCTCGTCCTGCTGCTGACGTGGATAGCCTTCCGCGGCATGAGTGCCGAGTTGGATGACTGGAAGCATGCCTCGACCGTCCTGGAAAAGATCGAAACGGCGAGGAACATGATCGATCGGGACGTCCTGAGCGCTCGCACGGGCATTCTTCGGAACTACGATTCGATCGTCCGGGAAGTCGGCGTCTTGCGGACCAATCTCGAACGCTTGCGCGCCGATACAGGCGATGACGCCGAGATCGGCGATGCGATCCGTGCCCTGCAGGACGCCTTGGCACGGGATGAGGGATTGATCGAGGACTTCAAGAGCCGCAATGCCTTGCTGCAGAACTCCCTGGCCTATTTCGTCGTCCTGAACCGGAACCTCGAAGGCCAGGAACAGTATCAGGGTCAGGGACAGGGCCGGGACTTTGCCGGACAGATCGGGAGGCTTGCCGCCGCCATGCTGCGGCTGACCCTCGATACAACGTCTGGATCGATCGCGCATGTCGATGCCCAACTGGAAGTCCTGTTGATCACGAGCATCGCGACAGGGAACGTGGTGGCTGCGCAGCCATTGCTGGAACACGGGCGCATGCTTCGCGATCAGCTTCCCGCGACGGATGCCCTGCTCAGGAATCTCCTCTCCTCCCCGGCCTCGGGACATATGGAAGCTGTCCAGGGGCTGATCGAGGAGCGTGCCGCAGCGGCCGGCGCCGCAGCCGGCATGTTCCGGTACATGCTCTACATCATTTCCGTGCTTCTGGCATGCATGCTCGTATATCTCGGGGCTCAGCTGCAGGCGCGGGCACGGGCGCTTCGGTTCCGGGCCAACTTCGAGCATACGATCGCGGCCATCTCCACCCGTTTCCTGTCTTCAGGATCGGCTGATCTGACGTCGCATGTGGATCTGGCGCTATCGGAACTTGCCGCCTGCATCGGCGCGGATCGGGCCTATTTCGTCGATGGCCGAACGGCCGGGGTTTACCAGTGGAGCCGGAACGGCGTAGAGCCGGCACCGGGTTGGCCGGAGCGGGCACGACTGCTTGCCGCGGCTTTCGAGCGCGGCGACAACGGTACCATCCATGTTCCGGCGATCAGGCGGATCGCCCGGGCGACCACCGGCGCCAGGGCCGGTCGGGAGATCGACCGGGGCTCGGGCGACGCTATCGATCGGATGGCCGATGCCGGTCTCCATGCATGGCTCGGCGTGGTGTCTTCGAACGCCGAGTGTCCGGGCGGCATCCTCGGTTTCGATGCCCTGCGTCCTGGTCCGATGACCAAGTGGCATGATTACGGCCTGTTCCGCATGGCATTCGACACCATCTCGGCGGCCGTCGAGCGCGATCGGCTGGCCCGCGAGAAAGAGCGGCTGGAGGCCGGCCTGCAGCAGGCGCGCCGGATGGAGACGGTCGGCGCCCTCGCCAGCGGGGTCGCTCACAACTTCAACAACATCGTGGGGGCTATCCTCGGTTACACCGAGATGGCGCGGGAGAGGGTACCGCCCGACAGCCGGTTGGCGGGGAACCTTGATGAGATCCGGCTCGCCGCCGAACGGGCCCTGGCCCTGGTCGACCAAATCCTCACGTTCGGCCGGCGCGGCACCTCGCAGCGGAAGCTGATGCGGGTCCGGGATCTTGTCGATGAGACGGCGTCCATGCTCGAGGCGTCCCTTCCGCCGCGGATCGAGCTCAGGATCAGGGACTCTTCCGGGGATACCAGGATTCCCGCGGACCCGGCCCGCCTCCAGCAGGTGCTGATGAACCTGGCCGCCAACGCGGCGCAGGCGATGGACGGCAAAGGGGTCGTCGACATCGCGATAGCGGGGATCGAGTCCAAGGATGCGGTGCGGCTCGGGTCGGACGAGTTGGGTCCGGGGCGTTACGCAACGCTCACGGTGACCGACAGGGGCCGGGGCATGGATGGCGCGACCCGGGAACGGATCTTCGAGCCCTTCTTTACGACCCGCCCCGAAGGGAACGGGCTCGGTCTGGCCACGGCGCGCGAGATAGTGCGCGAGCATGGCGGTGCGATTTCGGTCCGAAGCGCACCGGGGGAAGGGACGACGTTCGAAGTATGGCTGCCGTGCGCCATCCCGGAAAGCCGTCCGAGCGGGTCGCCGCCCGGGCGGCAGCTTCCGCCGGCCTCCCTGCGTGGCGACGGTGAAGCCGTGCTCATCCTCGACGGCGACGGTCGGCGATTGCTCCGTCTGGAGGAGATCGTGGCCGCGCTTGGCTACGAGCCGGTCGGGGTCACACGGGCGGAAGAGGCTGCGCGTTCGCTCGGCCGGCCAGGGTTCGAGTTCGTGGCGGCGCTGATCTGCCAGCCCCGATCATCGGCCTTCGAGATTTCGGCGCTCCTTCGCCGGGAGGCGCCAGATTTGCCGATCATCCTGGCAACGACATCCGCTGCCGATATACACCCCCCTGTCCTCGCCGCCGCCGGCATCCGCGAGATCGTCCACAGTCCCGTGACCGCTGCGGAGCTTGCTCGCGCCTTGTCGCTTTGTCGGAAAAGTCAGGAAACGGCCGCCGGAGAGGCGAGCTGGGGCACCATGGCTACCGGTCCGCTCTCGCCAACCGAATAGCCCGTTGCTTCGGTGCCATTGCTCCTGCCGGAGTGACATCCGTCATGTTCAGCTGCCCGGCATCTCCTCGATAAGCTTCGACCTGACCTCGGCGGGTGCGCCCTCCGCCCAGAGCAGCAGAGCGTCCAGCGCCGGACACAGGGACTGGCCCCATTCCGTCAGGTGATACTCCACCTTCGGCGGGACCTGGTGGTGGACGATGCGCCCGACCACGCCATCGCTCTCCAACTGACGCAGTTGCTGGATCAGCATCTTCTGGGAAACGCCGGGGATCGCCCGCTCCAGATCGGAGAAGCGCCGCACCTGGCCACCGAACAGCTGGAACAGGATCACGAGCTTCCACCGACCCTCCAGAACCCGGAGCACGTTCTGCACGCTCTGAGCCCCGGAATGAGGCGTGTAGGACGCACGCTTACCTTCAGGTGAGTACCTTACTTTTTCGTCCGTACTTGTCATCCGGAAAGCCTCGTAGCAATTTTCCACCGACGCAATGTAATCCAGGAGAGATCATATGGACACGAGACTGCCGATCGCGATCGCCGCTCCGGAGATCGCGTGATGCCCGCGCTCATCGACCCGGCCGAGTTCCAGGGACGCCGCGTCGTCGTCACCGGCGGCACCAAGGGTACCGGCCGGGCGACCGTCGAAAGGTTCCTGGCGGGCGGCGCCCAGGTCCTGACGGCCGCGCGCAACGGAGCCCATGGCCCCGAGGGAGCCGGGCTCGTGGAGGCGGATCTGACCACCCCGGAAGGATCCTCAAGGCTCGCCGAGGCGGCCATGGAGCGGCTCGGCGGCGTTGACGTCCTGGTGCATGTGCTGGGGGGTTCCACCGCCCCGGGCGGGGGTTTCGCGGCCCTGACGGACGATGTCTGGCGCGCCGAGCTCGACCTGAACCTGCTTTCGGCGGTGAGGCTCGATCGAGCCTTGCTGCCGCAGATGATCGCGCGCGGCGAAGGGGCCGTCATCCATGTCTCGTCCATCCAGCGTCAACTGCCGCTGTACGATTCCACCACGGCCTATGCTGCGGCCAAGGCCGGCTTGACGACCTACAGCAAGGCGTTGTCGAAGGAACTCGGGCCCAAAGGCGTGCGGGTCAACGTCGTCTCGCCGGGCTGGATCTACACGGAAGCCTCGGACGCCCTGGTCAACCGGATCGCCGACAGCACCGGCGGGACGCCGGAGGCGGCGCGCCAAAGCATCCTGGACGCTCTTGGCGGCATCCCCCTGGGACGTCCGGCCCGGCCCGAGGAAGTGGCGGAGCTCATCGCCTTCCTGGCCTCGGAGCGGGCCTCGGCCATCCACGGCGCGGAACACGTCATCGACGGCGGAACGGTGCCGACGGTTTAGGACCCTTGCGGTTTTCCGAGGGTCGATCGCCGGATCGTGCGTCACGGGGTGGTGCGGGAGCGCCGTGGAACACGACCCGGGACCCCGCCGGATCCCTCAGCCGATCGATTCAAGAAAATCCGAAAGAATGGCGTTGACCTGCCCCGGTTGCTCAAGCGTCGCGCTATGTCCGCAAGCGTCGAGAACATGGAGATCGCACCCGATGCGCTCCGCCATCACGGCGCTCTCCGCGGCGGGGCGGGACCGGTCCTCGCGCCCCGCGATGATGATGGTCGGAGCCCGGACCCTGTCCAGGACGTCCAGGGCGTCCTCGCGGCCGAATATCAGGCGGCCGAGAGGCGCGATCGTCTCGCGCAGGCGGGCCGCGTCGTACCGGGCGATCCGGTCGCGCAGGAGGATCGGCAGGTCGGGAGACCGGGTCGCGACATCCGGCGCGAAGAAGAGCGGGATGATATGCGAAACGATCGCATCGTTCACCCGTCCTTCGCGTTCGACCGCATCCAGCATGCCGAAATAGGTGCGGCGGTTCGCTTCGGGTTCCGCGCCGAGATAGCTGTTGAGCAGGGCGAGGCCGGTAACCCGCTCCGGTGCCAGGGCCGCGAGATGCGCGCCCCACATGCCGCCCATCGACGTACCGACCACCGCGAAGC is a window from the Skermanella sp. TT6 genome containing:
- a CDS encoding response regulator produces the protein MEAGARRDTLMTGYILVIDDDPSIRRMVTSYFEDNGVPAIALAGGLELGRHLANRQPSAIILDLRLGQEDGLDLLRQIRSHSDVPVIITTGHRRDEIDRVLGLELGADDYLTKPFSLRELIARVRAVLRRQEMGRAGRSREQERGGYRFGGWRVERRARRLLDPGGKQVALTKGEYALLLAFLEAPQRPLTRDHLMQATRIHEDVYDRSIDVKVLRLRRKLEIDPDAPRMIRTERGVGYVFMATVEPF
- a CDS encoding cytochrome-c peroxidase — translated: MCLAAVAGAAAILTLVSGFDAVLTASVAEPSRPPERHAVRTDEPLTPILNVPDPRTAGALLGERLFADPRLSADGSRSCATCHDLGTNGASGRNLDEGLDGAELPLNTSTVFNAALSFRLNWEGAFRTLEDQARATIENPRIMGSSVEDVVSRLAADPDMVASFRDAYGREPDTAGLLAALADFERTLVTPDSPFDRWLEGDDGALSAEELEGYEEFKSLGCAACHQGGNVGGNLFQRHGIFYPLASPEPELLRVPSLRNIETTPPYFHDGSAPTLEIAVRRMARAQLNSRLTDRQVSSIVAFLRALTGKFRGRQVGAP
- a CDS encoding two-component system VirA-like sensor kinase; its protein translation is MRTGPFAAGAVALVLLLTWIAFRGMSAELDDWKHASTVLEKIETARNMIDRDVLSARTGILRNYDSIVREVGVLRTNLERLRADTGDDAEIGDAIRALQDALARDEGLIEDFKSRNALLQNSLAYFVVLNRNLEGQEQYQGQGQGRDFAGQIGRLAAAMLRLTLDTTSGSIAHVDAQLEVLLITSIATGNVVAAQPLLEHGRMLRDQLPATDALLRNLLSSPASGHMEAVQGLIEERAAAAGAAAGMFRYMLYIISVLLACMLVYLGAQLQARARALRFRANFEHTIAAISTRFLSSGSADLTSHVDLALSELAACIGADRAYFVDGRTAGVYQWSRNGVEPAPGWPERARLLAAAFERGDNGTIHVPAIRRIARATTGARAGREIDRGSGDAIDRMADAGLHAWLGVVSSNAECPGGILGFDALRPGPMTKWHDYGLFRMAFDTISAAVERDRLAREKERLEAGLQQARRMETVGALASGVAHNFNNIVGAILGYTEMARERVPPDSRLAGNLDEIRLAAERALALVDQILTFGRRGTSQRKLMRVRDLVDETASMLEASLPPRIELRIRDSSGDTRIPADPARLQQVLMNLAANAAQAMDGKGVVDIAIAGIESKDAVRLGSDELGPGRYATLTVTDRGRGMDGATRERIFEPFFTTRPEGNGLGLATAREIVREHGGAISVRSAPGEGTTFEVWLPCAIPESRPSGSPPGRQLPPASLRGDGEAVLILDGDGRRLLRLEEIVAALGYEPVGVTRAEEAARSLGRPGFEFVAALICQPRSSAFEISALLRREAPDLPIILATTSAADIHPPVLAAAGIREIVHSPVTAAELARALSLCRKSQETAAGEASWGTMATGPLSPTE
- a CDS encoding winged helix-turn-helix transcriptional regulator; this encodes MTSTDEKVRYSPEGKRASYTPHSGAQSVQNVLRVLEGRWKLVILFQLFGGQVRRFSDLERAIPGVSQKMLIQQLRQLESDGVVGRIVHHQVPPKVEYHLTEWGQSLCPALDALLLWAEGAPAEVRSKLIEEMPGS
- a CDS encoding SDR family oxidoreductase, which gives rise to MPALIDPAEFQGRRVVVTGGTKGTGRATVERFLAGGAQVLTAARNGAHGPEGAGLVEADLTTPEGSSRLAEAAMERLGGVDVLVHVLGGSTAPGGGFAALTDDVWRAELDLNLLSAVRLDRALLPQMIARGEGAVIHVSSIQRQLPLYDSTTAYAAAKAGLTTYSKALSKELGPKGVRVNVVSPGWIYTEASDALVNRIADSTGGTPEAARQSILDALGGIPLGRPARPEEVAELIAFLASERASAIHGAEHVIDGGTVPTV
- a CDS encoding alpha/beta fold hydrolase yields the protein MPTRRVLEIAGSPLSLVEFGRGPAVLLGHGYLWDWRMWRPQIDALQSRYRLVVPEMWGHGDSGPMPTDTRRHADLAAQMLALMDRLDIDRFAVVGTSMGGMWGAHLAALAPERVTGLALLNSYLGAEPEANRRTYFGMLDAVEREGRVNDAIVSHIIPLFFAPDVATRSPDLPILLRDRIARYDAARLRETIAPLGRLIFGREDALDVLDRVRAPTIIIAGREDRSRPAAESAVMAERIGCDLHVLDACGHSATLEQPGQVNAILSDFLESIG